A genome region from Mercenaria mercenaria strain notata chromosome 11, MADL_Memer_1, whole genome shotgun sequence includes the following:
- the LOC123530725 gene encoding stromelysin-1-like has translation MDVIVYIYVGLLAGFLPSALSKNYDCELPSKNCPAKTQEYLEFYGYLDPEKPCIREDIVAALTKFQELNIDFMGLNVTGECDNITVLVMNQPRCGCEDIVKFDMKKMMPQNFIGPQEFRLGNTKWRKKELTWSVLKYPRNPQTTSKMSNSDVDDAMRRALDIWAKVTTLSFRQLTNDRNADITIKFEVRRHTSTGPYYDFDGPGNVLAHAFFPESGIVHFDDDEHFVLNNNEGTELFIVAAHEFGHTLGISHSNIKDALMAPYYRYSKSLQLHTDDIGAVQTLYGPSDKNRPATTSRPTNPPTPRPTPKPTVPHTVPAYCNMQIKASFSINQNTYVFTRENVGYMRTKTFVYKVTRDGLQPTSRKPIEDMFIKTGSRRYPRAHPYRVDAAAYIPHKRYIFLFSGTRAYRYSIRREDYRSEGPFVLDERQGFPKWMDVTEFPERPRAAVAMPYSNYNSYYMLIFGTTMVWDWNFYSERVGAWAYPIDVFGRNMPQRVDGAYLENDKRNVIFFKNHKFYKFEVRRRRVVDTNVMDVKRDFFKGRCA, from the exons ATGGatgttattgtttatatatatgttgGACTGTTGGCGGGTTTTCTGCCGTCTGCTTTGTCAAAGAACTACGACTGTGAACTGCCCAGCAAAAACTGTCCGGCAAAAACTCAG gaaTATCTAGAATTCTATGGCTACCTTGATCCAGAGAAGCCGTGTATAAGGGAAGACATCGTGGCAGCCCTAACGAAATTCCAGGAGTTAAATATTGACTTTATGGGATTAAATGTTACTGGTGAATGTGACAATATCACCGTTCTCGTAATGAACCAGCCAAGGTGTGGTTGCGAAGATATTGTCAAATTTGATATGAAAAAGATGATGCCACAAAATTTTATCGGCCCTCAGGAGTTTCGTCTTGGAAACACCAAGTGGCGAAAGAAAGAGCTTACGTGGAGTGTGCTGAAATATCCTCGGAATCCTCAAACAACCTCCAAGATGTCAAATTCTGATGTAGATGACGCAATGCGAAGAGCGCTTGATATTTGGGCAAAAGTCACAACATTGTCTTTCCGTCAGTTGACAAACGACAGAAACGCTGATATCACGATCAAGTTTGAGGTTCGTAGGCATACATCCACTGGGCCATATTATGATTTTGACGGACCAGGCAATGTCCTGGCACACGCTTTCTTTCCAGAATCCGGAATCGTTCATTTTGATGACGACGAACATTTTGTTCTAAATAATAACGAAGGAACAGAACTGTTTATTGTGGCGGCGCACGAATTCGGACATACTCTAGGTATTTCCCACTCTAACATCAAGGACGCCTTAATGGCACCCTATTATCGTTATTCAAAGTCATTGCAACTTCATACAGACGACATTGGCGCTGTTCAAACTCTTTATGGTCCATCAGATAAAAACAGACCGGCTACAACATCAAGGCCGACTAATCCACCAACACCTAGGCCAACACCTAAACCCACAGTGCCTCACACGGTTCCGGCTTACTGCAATATGCAGATAAAGGCGTCATTTAGTATAAATCAAAACACCTACGTGTTTACACGAGAAAACGTTGGCTACATGCGCACGAAAACATTTGTCTACAAAGTTACACGAGACGGTCTGCAACCAACAAGTAGAAAACCGATCGAAGATATGTTTATCAAAACCGGAAGCCGTCGATACCCTAGGGCACATCCGTACAGGGTGGATGCTGCGGCATACATTCCTCACAAAcgatatattttcttgtttagtGGCACACGTGCATACCGCTATTCCATTAGACGAGAAGACTACCGGTCTGAGGGTCCTTTCGTACTTGATGAAAGGCAAGGATTTCCAAAGTGGATGGATGTAACCGAATTTCCGGAAAGACCACGAGCGGCAGTTGCCATGCCCTATTCAAACTACAATTCCTACTACATGCTTATTTTCGGTACAACAATGGTCTGGGACTGGAACTTCTACAGTGAGCGCGTTGGTGCCTGGGCCTATCCAATTGACGTATTCGGTCGCAACATGCCACAACGAGTTGACGGCGCATATTTAGAGAATGACAAAAGAAATGTAATTTTCTTCAAGAATCATAAATTCTACAAATTTGAGGTTCGAAGACGACGTGTTGTGGACACGAACGTTATGGACGTGAAGCGCGATTTCTTCAAAGGACGTTGTGCGTAA
- the LOC123532493 gene encoding sodium-dependent glucose transporter 1A-like — translation MMDYNDATEDKVLTCSEDVSDIKIEYGRGDNKGGKLLGRKAPDVAYRHRLFHTACVWFTIFGLGWRNALIGPTLPDLRLIINEDLSTTSWIFTAKSLGGLFGSVCGGFAYDRFNKLAVFISTVLAMGVVAAITPWCYHLAAMLVVHACHGIFGSAVETAAIADMAVVWKQDAGPYMQAVQFAFSVGAMVSPLIAEPFLAERIIVGNRYTSVLPNSSAEAMLDLEMIAPTANVGDITTHTGLGVKTATIEYGKTRVYVPYSITSLVCFMSACLYLLVSFVYGNVYRNSLNESPGRKTNIGTCPKRHFLSKKMKVMFTVLLALAILFYVVSEHCFIGFLMTFVISEIEWSKAKGSTASSAFWIAFATGRLSGIILVKFVNISIMILIFSSILTLGAVLFFLAVMFGKTFLVWVSVGVIGYGMSVIFSLVFSWLSQNIRTLTGKMTSIFFVFMCIGTMVIPILVGYLMDKISQMWFIYSLLILSTAMFVCFILALVSFCLVKKGKIES, via the exons ATGATGGATTACAATGATGCAACAGAGGACAAAGTTTTAACATGCTCAGAAGATGTTTCcgatatcaaaattgaatacggAAGAGGTGATAATAAGGGTGGAAAATTGCTCGGTAGAAAGGCTCCAGACGTGGCATATAGGCATCGACTTTTTCACACAGCTTGTGTCTGGTTCACTATTTTTGGACTG GGTTGGAGAAATGCTCTGATTGGACCTACTTTACCAGATTTGAGGCTTATCATAAATGAAGATCTTTCAACTACATCCTGGATATTCACCGCAAAATCACTGGG AGGACTGTTTGGTTCAGTTTGTGGAGGTTTTGCCTACGACCGCTTCAACAAACTTGCCGTTTTCATCTCAACTGTCCTTGCTATGGGTGTTGTGGCTGCTATTACTCCTTGGTGCTACCACCTTGCTGCAATGCTTGTTGTGCACGCTTGTCATGGGATTTTCGGTTCTGCAGTTGAAACAG CAGCGATAGCTGACATGGCTGTTGTCTGGAAACAAGATGCTGGACCTTACATGCAAGCCGTGCAATTTGCCTTTAGTGTCGGAGCAATGGTGTCGCCTTTAATTGCAGAGCCATTTTTAGCCGAAAGAATTATCGTTGGCAACCGATATACCTCGGTACTTCCAAACTCCTCTGCTGAGGCAATGCTAGATCTGGAGATGATTGCACCAACAGCGAATGTTGGGGATATCACTACGCATACAGGACTGGGTGTCAAAACCGCTACGATCGAATACGGAAAAACTCGTGTTTACGTGCCGTATAGTATAACGTCTCTTGTTTGCTTCATGTCGGCTTGCTTATATTTACTCGTTAGCTTCGTTTATGGTAATGTTTATAGGAACTCGCTAAATGAGTCCCCtggaagaaaaacaaatataggTACATGCCCAAAACGACATTTCCTGAgcaagaaaatgaaagtaatgtTTACTGTACTTTTAGCATTGGCAATTCTGTTTTATGTTGTAAGTGAGCACTGTTTTATAGGGTTTCTTATGACTTTCGTCATATCAGAAATAGAGTGGAGTAAAGCTAAGGGATCCACTGCCTCGTCTGCTTTTTGGATTGCTTTTGCAACTGGACGTTTATCTGGAATAATACTTgtaaaatttgttaatatttctaTAATGATTCTTATATTTTCCTCAATTTTAACTTTGGGCGCTGTACTATTTTTTCTCGCTGTGATGTTTGGTAAAACATTTCTGGTTTGGGTATCTGTGGGTGTTATTGGCTACGGGATGTCTGTCATTTTTAGTTTAGTTTTCTCGTGGCTATCTCAAAACATTAGAACTCTTACAGGTAAAATGACGAGTATATTCTTTGTTTTCATGTGCATTGGAACTATGGTGATACCAATATTAGTCGGATACCTTATGGATAAGATTTCACAAATGTGGTTCATCTATTCGCTCTTAATTTTGAGCACCGCCATGTTTGTGTGTTTTATATTAGCTCTTGTATCTTTCTGTCTGGTGAAGAAAGGAAAAATCGAAAGTTAG